The DNA sequence TTCACAGGATGGTTTACGTATACCGTTGCTGCCGCGTTTGGAGCACTACCCATACCAGCCTCGTTGGAAAAGAGACCACGCTGTACACCGTTCATAATGGCAGCTCCAATCCCGCCGCCTACTGCCTCTTCCAGCCCAAAAGCACTGCTGAAAATAAGGGCAAAAATTCCGGGAACCTGATCAAAATTAATGATCATGATAATAATTGCACCTACTACATATGTAATCGCGAAAATAGGTACAATAATTTCAGCAACTACGGCGATACGCCGGATGCCGCCGAAAATAATGAAGGCCATGATAGCGGCAATAAACACCCCGACAGCAATATCCGGAACATTAAAAGCTCCAACAAAAGCATCGGAAATCGTATGGGTCTGCACGCCATTAAAGATAAGGCCGAAACAAAGCACAATCAGGATAGCGAAGAGCATCCCCATCCATCGGGAGCCGAGCCCCTTTTCCATATAATAGGCAGGTCCTCCGCGAAATCCGTCCTTATCTTTTACTTTGTAAACCTGTGCGAGCGTGCTCTCAACAAAACCGGTTGCAGCCCCGATCAGCGCCACAATCCACATCCAGAAGATCGCTCCCGGTCCGCCGACGGAAATAGCAATCGCTACCCCGGCGAGGTTACCGGTACCAACACGTGCGGCTGTACTGATAGCAAAAGCCTGGAACGGCGTCGTTCCTTTTCCTTCTTTAAAGGAAGTACGATCCGTACCTTTAAACAGCTCTCTTATCATCGTTGGAAACAGACGGAATTGGACAAAATTCGTGCGTATAGTCAGAAAAAGCCCCAGACCGAGCAGAAAAATAATCAGTATGTACGTCCAGAGAAGGTCGTTTCCCGTTTCAATGAGACTGCCAAACCAACTGTCGACTGTAAACCAGTCTGCCATGTTAGGTCCCCCTTTTATTTAATTTTATTGGTTTTTTCCCCAGAATAGTATAACATAAACGGTTTTATTGTTATTTGTCTTTTTTGCGATGAGCCTTTTCCAACATTCCGGCTCACAGCGCAGCCTCCAGAAATCAATCATTCAAAACCACCTGTATTAATACAGACCTGCCCTTCCTCATTATCACTTCCTTTATAACGAACAAATTTACATTCGTAAAAGCATCCGTCAGAAAATATTCCTCTGTTATAATACAAAACTCTCTCTTTTCTGTCCGGGCTTGAAAATAGAACATCTATATATGTTGAACTTAATAATTAGGTTCCGTTTCTGTAACCAGACGATTTCATTTCCCTGGGGACGTTTTCCGGGCGGGCCGGCCTCAGCTAATCCCTTCCTTCCTGCGGTCGGGAGGGATGGATCTTCTGCTCGTCCTTAATCGCCCCGGAGTCGCCCCATATCCTCTTCCGCTTACGGTAAAAAGATAGAGAAGTATCTGCATCTAATAAAGAAAATTCCTTCTTGAAAATCATTCATACCACCTTTAGAGATAGGAAATTCCATTCCTGTAAAAGGGCTTTTTCATCCTTCATGGTGCAAGGCTTTTGCATGAGTGTCTCTGTTAAAGCTCCGGGCTCTTACGCACGTTTGGTGAAAACAAGATATATCTGACAAAAAAACTAATTTCACCCTTAAACATTCTATCGTTTAAGCCTGGGCCACCAACTTTTTAAGTAGACTTATCTTCTGTCATCGTAAGCCGGAAAGACAAGTTCCCCTTTTTCTCTTAAGAACCAAGCTCCGTGCTGTTATTGGATTGCCTGCTGTATTGGGAAATCAAAACGAAGCGGAAACATGCCCGTGGAAGAAGGAGATTGGAAGATCCTGCAGGGCGTAAGCCCATCCGGAAATCTCCTCCCCGGCAGGCCTGCCGGGTTGAAGCTAAGTTTTCTTATATATATCAACAACAGAATGCTTTAACAGAGCTTTCTGAAAAGACGAGAGAGGCTGAAAAAACAAAAAATGCCTTCATGACAAGGGTTGTCATGAAGGCATTCTAATGAACAAATCCGTGCAGAACATGTCGAAGCTGCTGTTTAGATTAACAGCAGAGTCCAGGCTATTCTTCTTTTATACGGTTAACCTGGCGATCAAGGGTAATATTTTTATCCTTACGGTCATCGATCTTCATGTGCGTGACGACCCGCTGGGCATTGTTTTCAATTTCGTTCATATGAATAACTTGAGCGACATCAAACAGTTTATCAATGTCCCCTTCCACAATCGTGGAAGTCGGCGTCACTTGATAATTCAGTCCATTCTGCTCTATTACCGCCACAGCACGCTCAATATCTCCGCTGAAACTTTCTGAATTTGTTCCTACTGGGACAACACTGATTTCAAGTAATGGCATTGTATTAAGCCTCCTTCATAGATATCTGTTCCTGCTTTATCTATTTCCGGATTTTCGGGCTGTTAAACATGCGGCCAGCTGAAGCCAGGACGTTTTCCCTTTTTATTCCGGAGGAGTAAACGTCCGTTTTGCCAATTCACTATCCATCATTTCAAACGCATTATTGTCGTCTCCAATACGTTTCAGACGCTGAATGAAAGTATCAAATGTCGCTTCTTCCTCCACCTGCTCTTCTATAAACCAGTTTAAAAACGTAAGGGTCGCATGTTCCCGTTCATCCATGGCAAGATCCGCCAGATTATAGATGCGTCTTGTTACTTCTTTCTCGTGCCCGAGCGAAGTTTCAAACGTTTCCAATATGGAAGAAAACGTGTTGGCAGGATTAGGCATTCCAGTAATTTCTGCGCGCTCTCCCATATCATTTATAAAATGATAAAATTTCATAGCATGAAAGTTCTCTTCCTCTGCCTGAACGAGAAAAAAGTTTGCAAAGCCGTCGAGACTTTCGTTTGAACAGTAAGCCGCTGTTGCCAAATAGACGTGGGCTGAATAAAACTCATAGTTCATTTGTTCATTCAATGCTTTAGTTAACTTTTCTGAAAGCATTCAAAAACCTCCTTTTTATAATTGCTTTCCTGCATCCACTCTCAACTTTAACAAAGGCGCAAGGATAAGAAAATACGCTTGCTGCTGTATGGCTTCCTCTTCCCTTTCAAAAAGCCTGCGGAAAGCTGTCTTAACAATAACAGAACCTTCCTTATAAAAGAAAAGATAACCATTCTCAACGCATCCGGAAACGAGGAGGGGGAAATTCCGGTTTTAATTGAGAATGATTATCAAATTCAATTGCTATGTTACTCTTTCTCTCTACCACTGTCAAGCTGTTCTGCTACGAATGATCTTCCGGCTCATAATAAAGCTGCTTCAACGGTTTAACAGCCGGCCCTTCGAGAACGCTTCCTTCTGTATCGAAGCGGGAGCCGTGGCACGGACAGTCCCAGGAGTGTTCGCCATTGTTCCAGTAAAGTTCACAGCCGAGGTGGCTGCACGTCGTATCAACTATGGTAAGCTTCCCCTTTTCATCCCGGTAGGCGCCCGCTCTTTTTCCGTCTACATGAACGACAGCCCCTTCCCCGGAAGTCAGTTCTTCCGGTTTTTTTCGGGAACGACGGTCCAGTTTTCCTTTGACAAAAGTTCTGGCTACATCCATATTTTCTTTTACTACGTTTTTCATGTCCGTAGATGGAGTGAAGCGGGACGGGGTATAGAGATTCGCGTAAGGGTTTCTTTTATCCACGATCCGGTCCGCAATAATCTGTGCGGCAGCCACCCCGTTTGTCATTCCCCATTTCGCAAAACCGGTCGCTACGAAAAAGTCATCTTTTCCAGGGGTCATCGGTCCTGCGTACGGTACTCCATCCAGTGTGAAAACGTCCTGGGAGGACCACCTGTAAGGAATGGACGCTACGTCAAAATGTTCGACCGCATAGTCCCTCAGATTCTGGTAGCTCTGCAGTGTATCAATCTGCTGGCCGCTCGTATGGCCTTCTCCTCCGATCAGCAGAAGCGGCTTTCCTTCGTGATCGAGCGCCCTTCTTAATGAGCGCTTTGGTGATTCTGCGTTGAGGTACATGCTCGGCGGCGGCTCTCCGTTCAGACGGACCGCAATGGAATAGGAACGCTCCACGTGCAGGCGTGCAACATAGAGTGCCTGCAGATCTTTAAACGGGTAATGTGTAGCAATTACAACGTGATCAGCCGTTATAACGTTGTCGTTTTCCGTTATAACACTCGGTTTCTTTCCCCGCTTTATATCTACGGCACGAGTGTTTTCATATATCGGCATATTCTCTACTTCCAGATACCGCAGCAGTTTGGACAAAAAACACAAAGGATGAAACTGAGCCTGATCGTGCATGACGAGAGACGCTTTTACATCGAAAGGAAGATCGTGTTTATCAGTCATTCTTCCATCCAGTCCAAGCTTTTGGTATGCTTCTGCCTCTTTTTCCAGCTCTTTTTTACCTTCTTCTGTAGTCGCGTATACATAGGAAGGCTGACGTTCAAACTGACAGTCAATATCAAGTTTTTTACTCATTCTTTCGATCCAGGCGATCGCGTCTTCATTTGCATCATAATAAAGCTGAGCTTTTTCTTCTCCGAACGTTTTTATTAAATCGGCATACTTCAAACCATGCTGAGAAGTGATCTTAGCTGTGGTGTAGCCTGTTGTGCCGCCCCCGACTCTCCCGCCTTCAATTAAGACGACGGGAATCCCCCGTTTAGCAAGAATAAAAGCCGTAGCGACACCTGCTATACCTCCACCAATTACACACACTTCTGTTTCCAGATCTTCTTCAAGTTCAGGAAAGGTCTGCATTTTCTTATTCATCCATAAAGAATTCGAGACCGGCGGCAGCTCTTTCGACATTTCAAATCCCCCCTTGATATAAAATACTATCGTACTTGTTTTATTCCCATACCCCTATTTCATGAAACGAAATAATTTGAAAATTCGAGATTTTGTGGTATCATGAAAACGCTTACAGATTTTTTACAGCACCACATATTAATCAGGAGGGTGATGATTGGATGAAGTATGCCGTACCAAATTCCAAAGACAGTGTCGTTCAGTTTAAAAAGAGATACGATAACTACATAGGCGGGGAATACAAACCGCCTGTGAATGGAGAATATTTTGAGAATGTTACTCCCGTAACCGGGGAAGTTTTTACCGAACTTGCGCGTTCGTCCAAA is a window from the Alkalicoccus halolimnae genome containing:
- a CDS encoding alanine/glycine:cation symporter family protein, which gives rise to MADWFTVDSWFGSLIETGNDLLWTYILIIFLLGLGLFLTIRTNFVQFRLFPTMIRELFKGTDRTSFKEGKGTTPFQAFAISTAARVGTGNLAGVAIAISVGGPGAIFWMWIVALIGAATGFVESTLAQVYKVKDKDGFRGGPAYYMEKGLGSRWMGMLFAILIVLCFGLIFNGVQTHTISDAFVGAFNVPDIAVGVFIAAIMAFIIFGGIRRIAVVAEIIVPIFAITYVVGAIIIMIINFDQVPGIFALIFSSAFGLEEAVGGGIGAAIMNGVQRGLFSNEAGMGSAPNAAATVYVNHPVKQGLVQSLGVLVDTIVICSATAFIILLTDVYTVGDMEGIQLTQAALTEHVGEGAAIFVTIAVFFFAFSSLLGNYYYGQVNIEFMSEKPIYLLLFRIAFLLMILVGATANLEIIWAMADLFMGSMALVNLVAVLLLGHVAIKALRHFQNQKRRGLDPTFYRDSVKGIKNIESWGSKHDK
- a CDS encoding MTH1187 family thiamine-binding protein, translating into MPLLEISVVPVGTNSESFSGDIERAVAVIEQNGLNYQVTPTSTIVEGDIDKLFDVAQVIHMNEIENNAQRVVTHMKIDDRKDKNITLDRQVNRIKEE
- a CDS encoding ferritin; translation: MLSEKLTKALNEQMNYEFYSAHVYLATAAYCSNESLDGFANFFLVQAEEENFHAMKFYHFINDMGERAEITGMPNPANTFSSILETFETSLGHEKEVTRRIYNLADLAMDEREHATLTFLNWFIEEQVEEEATFDTFIQRLKRIGDDNNAFEMMDSELAKRTFTPPE
- a CDS encoding FAD-dependent oxidoreductase; amino-acid sequence: MSKELPPVSNSLWMNKKMQTFPELEEDLETEVCVIGGGIAGVATAFILAKRGIPVVLIEGGRVGGGTTGYTTAKITSQHGLKYADLIKTFGEEKAQLYYDANEDAIAWIERMSKKLDIDCQFERQPSYVYATTEEGKKELEKEAEAYQKLGLDGRMTDKHDLPFDVKASLVMHDQAQFHPLCFLSKLLRYLEVENMPIYENTRAVDIKRGKKPSVITENDNVITADHVVIATHYPFKDLQALYVARLHVERSYSIAVRLNGEPPPSMYLNAESPKRSLRRALDHEGKPLLLIGGEGHTSGQQIDTLQSYQNLRDYAVEHFDVASIPYRWSSQDVFTLDGVPYAGPMTPGKDDFFVATGFAKWGMTNGVAAAQIIADRIVDKRNPYANLYTPSRFTPSTDMKNVVKENMDVARTFVKGKLDRRSRKKPEELTSGEGAVVHVDGKRAGAYRDEKGKLTIVDTTCSHLGCELYWNNGEHSWDCPCHGSRFDTEGSVLEGPAVKPLKQLYYEPEDHS